The following nucleotide sequence is from Bacteroidota bacterium.
GACCATTTCAATAAAATCGCGCGAGGGGTAACCTTCTATATTGAATTCGGTAAGGACCACTTTTTTTAAATCCAACACATCTTGCCTGGTAATATGCCGGCCATCTGGCCTGGGGTGCACTGTGATTCCCTGAGCACCAAATTTTTCGCAATTGATAGCTGCTTCTACTACATTGGGTATGTTACCCCCTCTGGCATTCCGGATTGTGGCAATTTTGTTTATATTTACACTTAATCGGGTCATAGGAATAGATTGTGAAGAATTTGTAAAAGTACTAGTATTTTTTTTGATAACTTCGGTACATGCTGGCAAAAGATTTAATATCCGATATTGTTCCCGCCCTTAAAACCTCCGACAGTGGACAGAAAGCATTGTATTGGATGGATATTTTCCGTATTTCGCATTTGCCCATAGTCAACAACCAGGATTTTTTAGGGCTCATTTCTGACAAAGATATTTACGACCATAACATGGCCGAGGAGCCAATTGGCAATCACAGTCTTTCCTTATTCAGTCCCTTTGTGTTGGCGGGTCAGCATATTTACGAAGTAATGGAACTGGCCTCGGAATTGCAATTGACAGTGATTCCAGTGCTCGATGAGCAGAATAAATTTCTGGGGTTAATTACCCTTACCGATCTGCTGCATTATTTTGCCGATGTTTCAGCACTTAAACAGCCTGGAGGCATTATTGTGCTGGAGTTGAATGCGAACGATTACTCACTTTCGCAAATAGCTCAGATTGTAGAAGGTAACGATGCAAAGATACTTAGCTGTTACATTACAAGTTCCATTCAATCGACCCGTATGGAAGTAACATTAAAAATTAACCGAAAAGAAATAGGGGCCATTCTGCAAACATTTTTCCGCTATAATTACGAAGTAAAAGCTTCCTTTACAGACGAGAACGATTTGAATAGTCTTTATGAGAGCCGTTACAACCTTTTTATGAAATACCTGAGTATTTAACATTTTTTTTCAGACTCATGAAGATTGCCCTATTTGGAAAACAATACGAACCCTCCTTTCATCAGACTATTTGCGA
It contains:
- a CDS encoding CBS domain-containing protein, which codes for MLAKDLISDIVPALKTSDSGQKALYWMDIFRISHLPIVNNQDFLGLISDKDIYDHNMAEEPIGNHSLSLFSPFVLAGQHIYEVMELASELQLTVIPVLDEQNKFLGLITLTDLLHYFADVSALKQPGGIIVLELNANDYSLSQIAQIVEGNDAKILSCYITSSIQSTRMEVTLKINRKEIGAILQTFFRYNYEVKASFTDENDLNSLYESRYNLFMKYLSI